A genome region from Acidobacteriota bacterium includes the following:
- a CDS encoding GGDEF domain-containing protein, translated as MFNSVLQQPELLSGVVAVTALLVGAVVSRLGRRQLKTDLFATRRKLERAEKQAKDQSRLLGKIKSEQETIAALARSLPSVVRELNRADLNSRDVPGLIIQLITAIFDPNKVLFYATAHDTSGERRDPVLHLAEQRGLTDVPPALRSIPFGEGKIGWVAANKLEMLSESWANPMATDGVTIKDNHPMVRPEIVGPLLHHNHRSNEEVLGVIAISGVNNYPRDMKLMFQLVTNLGSLALVNSHYRMRLTAQANHDGLTGLLNKRHFMKSLSEMIYESDRDARPVSLFIFDIDHFKNYNDTNGHPAGDALLRSLSKLVQNCVRPSDWVCRYGGEEFIVAMPDTQGAEAMVAAERIRAAIEAYKFELQENQPNGVLTISGGVAEFPRDGCDSHELTQNADKALYESKRGGRNRVTRFRGVRIGDAADVVDQPAMAADDRSEGEHR; from the coding sequence GTGTTCAATTCGGTCCTGCAACAGCCGGAACTGCTCTCCGGGGTCGTCGCGGTAACTGCGTTGCTGGTGGGTGCCGTTGTGTCTCGCCTGGGACGCCGACAACTCAAGACCGACCTCTTTGCCACCCGACGCAAGTTGGAGCGTGCCGAGAAACAGGCTAAAGATCAGAGTCGACTCCTCGGCAAGATCAAGAGCGAGCAGGAAACCATCGCGGCGCTGGCACGATCCCTACCGAGCGTCGTTCGCGAGCTGAACCGCGCGGACCTGAACTCCAGAGATGTGCCGGGGCTGATCATCCAGTTGATCACGGCGATCTTCGACCCGAACAAGGTCCTGTTCTATGCCACGGCACACGACACCAGTGGAGAGCGACGAGACCCGGTCCTGCATCTCGCCGAACAGCGGGGCCTGACCGACGTCCCACCGGCCCTTCGCTCCATTCCGTTCGGAGAGGGCAAGATTGGCTGGGTCGCTGCCAACAAGCTGGAGATGCTCAGCGAGAGTTGGGCCAATCCGATGGCCACCGACGGCGTGACGATCAAGGACAACCATCCGATGGTCCGACCCGAGATCGTCGGCCCGCTGCTCCATCACAATCATCGTAGCAACGAAGAGGTTCTGGGTGTGATCGCCATCAGCGGCGTGAACAACTATCCGCGGGACATGAAGCTGATGTTTCAGCTGGTGACCAACCTGGGATCCCTGGCCCTCGTCAACAGTCACTACCGGATGCGGTTGACGGCGCAGGCCAACCACGACGGTCTGACCGGGCTGCTCAACAAGCGACACTTCATGAAGTCTCTCAGCGAGATGATCTACGAGTCGGATCGCGATGCGCGCCCGGTATCGCTGTTCATCTTCGACATCGATCATTTCAAGAACTACAACGACACCAACGGTCATCCGGCCGGCGACGCGCTGTTGCGCTCGTTGTCGAAACTGGTCCAGAACTGCGTGCGTCCCAGCGACTGGGTCTGTCGATACGGCGGCGAGGAGTTCATCGTCGCCATGCCCGACACCCAAGGAGCGGAGGCCATGGTTGCGGCGGAGCGGATCCGCGCCGCCATCGAGGCGTACAAGTTCGAGCTCCAGGAGAATCAGCCCAACGGAGTTCTGACGATCAGCGGTGGAGTCGCCGAATTCCCCCGTGACGGATGCGACTCTCACGAGTTGACTCAGAACGCCGACAAGGCCCTGTACGAGTCCAAGCGTGGCGGGCGAAACCGCGTGACACGGTTTCGTGGCGTGCGCATCGGTGACGCAGCGGATGTCGTGGACCAGCCTGCGATGGCCGCTGACGATCGATCCGAGGGGGAGCACCGGTGA
- a CDS encoding EAL domain-containing protein produces MKSPMGMTLPGDTAAARLPELPSLVVLLGQIQEQLSERRQLGLLSITVLSEGNELSRNRWSTYEAILKEISVFLTRFQSSRLRQSDVILDPLVAGNTFVVLLGPPREERALDKGDLTRVRHRLSRGIKAHLGKTLPADDVEKFGVYLGGALMSHDEGVDTRRIIYGGLEQAFADGLGQREREERTHAIRLHRLLRSEQVKTVYQPVVDLVAQRILGYEALTRIPNGAFQTPDRLFKVARDNGALWAVERLCRKKAIEGLPTLESGQRLFLNIEPDSFSDPQLQMSGLPELLRSAGLTPDRVVFELTEHSVVQDFGALREFLDEVRSIGYQLAMDDVGSGYAGLQAIAEIRPDFLKVDMSLVRDLHLDPIKRELIRTIRRFTDNTSITLIAEGVEQQAELEKLAEAGVRCAQGYLFARPDSPPEIPDWENLVVSES; encoded by the coding sequence GTGAAGAGTCCGATGGGCATGACTCTGCCCGGCGACACCGCTGCCGCCCGACTCCCCGAGCTGCCGAGCCTGGTCGTGCTGCTCGGTCAGATACAGGAGCAACTCTCGGAGCGCCGCCAGCTGGGGCTGCTCTCGATCACGGTCCTCAGTGAGGGCAACGAGTTGTCCCGCAATCGATGGTCCACCTACGAAGCGATCCTCAAGGAGATCTCGGTCTTCCTGACCCGTTTCCAATCGAGCCGGCTGAGACAGAGCGATGTCATCCTGGATCCGCTTGTCGCCGGCAACACGTTTGTCGTGCTCCTGGGGCCACCCCGGGAAGAGCGTGCGTTGGACAAGGGTGACCTGACACGGGTACGCCATCGTCTCTCCCGTGGGATCAAGGCCCACCTGGGCAAGACTCTCCCGGCCGACGACGTGGAGAAGTTCGGCGTCTATCTGGGCGGTGCGTTGATGAGCCACGACGAGGGCGTCGATACCCGCCGGATCATCTATGGCGGCCTCGAGCAGGCGTTTGCCGATGGTCTCGGCCAGCGTGAGCGCGAAGAGCGAACTCACGCGATTCGCCTGCACCGACTACTGCGCTCCGAGCAGGTCAAGACCGTCTACCAACCGGTGGTCGATCTCGTCGCCCAACGGATCCTCGGCTACGAGGCGTTGACCCGCATTCCAAACGGCGCGTTTCAGACGCCCGATCGTCTCTTCAAGGTCGCCCGTGACAATGGCGCACTGTGGGCCGTCGAACGCCTCTGCCGCAAGAAGGCGATCGAAGGTCTACCGACCCTCGAGTCGGGTCAGAGGCTGTTCCTCAACATCGAGCCGGATTCGTTCAGCGATCCCCAGTTGCAGATGAGTGGCCTGCCCGAATTGCTACGGAGCGCGGGCCTGACACCGGACCGGGTGGTCTTCGAACTCACGGAGCATTCCGTCGTCCAGGACTTCGGAGCGCTGCGAGAATTCCTCGACGAGGTTCGCAGCATCGGTTACCAACTGGCCATGGACGACGTGGGGTCGGGCTACGCCGGTCTTCAGGCGATCGCCGAGATCCGCCCGGACTTCCTGAAGGTCGATATGTCGCTGGTGCGCGACCTACACCTGGATCCGATCAAACGAGAGTTGATCCGAACGATTCGCCGGTTTACCGACAATACGTCGATCACCCTGATTGCCGAGGGGGTCGAGCAACAGGCAGAGCTGGAGAAGTTGGCCGAGGCCGGTGTCCGTTGCGCCCAGGGGTACCTGTTCGCCCGACCCGACTCCCCGCCGGAGATTCCGGACTGGGAGAACCTGGTCGTCAGCGAGAGCTAG
- a CDS encoding SMP-30/gluconolactonase/LRE family protein yields MRDPSTRCVVPWVLGLVLLTAGSAGGAETAQYSTPQALAQGTLDGTLIDADGRLALAPEVETLWGPEEGIVWRVTHDGRGGVFAALSGPARLLHIAADGETAIWHQPEDEQLFTAVATDPAGHALLGATPSGEVWKYSAANVGERLVETDAAFVWALSVADNGDLWVGTGVPGRVLRVRDGVSSIVHETAQDPVRCLLPLDDGGVLVGTGGQGHIIRISGDGRPYVLYDADSPEIVALARDEDGVIYALAVGGAKLPGRADRAARGAGAKTPQVQQTVTVRAKPDESDDAGSEPKEKKDDKSAPGRDGGPQKLSATPGGTVYRIEPDGAVHTLWETVDEMPFAMARREDGLLVVATGAQGRLHIIDPTTGHASRLLRVSANQASALTLDPAGSIWVGATHDARIERIHAEVRATGRYLSPVVDAGTIARWGQVTVRDEPGTSGTLRTEIRVGNTESADETWSDWVPLQKAGEDGLTARRAQIRLHLAARGGKGPRVSGYSLHYRVHNRRPQVMALDIERPGVIWVAGPTQSSSRLGPVIANDPVARRAMASLSRPAPRSNGAVRKGYEPGARTFRWLARDQDGDRLRATLAVRREGGETWFPIARDLETTYYSWDARGMPDGAYRVRVTVDDQLDHPDGEGRRHQKVSDLFELDNTRPRVADLKIRSDGNGWRVQFSAADPEGAVAAVEMAVDGGQWRSVTPLDGVADSGSEPCEVWVEALRNEEGRSLQLRVTDAAGNLGGNMKRLSKDGASSR; encoded by the coding sequence ATGAGAGATCCATCCACCCGTTGTGTTGTCCCGTGGGTCCTGGGGCTCGTTCTCCTGACCGCCGGCTCCGCGGGGGGTGCAGAGACGGCGCAGTACTCCACACCCCAGGCGCTGGCACAGGGAACCCTGGACGGCACGTTGATCGATGCCGACGGCCGCCTCGCACTTGCTCCGGAGGTCGAAACCCTGTGGGGGCCGGAAGAGGGGATCGTCTGGCGGGTGACCCACGACGGTCGCGGGGGAGTCTTTGCCGCACTCTCGGGACCGGCACGCCTGCTGCACATCGCCGCCGACGGAGAGACGGCGATCTGGCACCAACCCGAGGACGAACAGCTGTTCACCGCCGTCGCGACCGATCCTGCCGGTCACGCCCTGCTGGGCGCGACGCCCTCCGGCGAGGTGTGGAAGTATTCGGCGGCCAACGTCGGCGAGAGGCTCGTGGAGACCGACGCCGCGTTCGTCTGGGCGCTGTCCGTCGCCGACAACGGCGACCTGTGGGTCGGCACCGGTGTGCCTGGCCGGGTCCTGCGTGTTCGGGACGGCGTCTCGTCGATCGTCCACGAGACCGCACAGGATCCCGTCCGCTGTCTCCTTCCGCTGGACGACGGCGGCGTTCTGGTGGGGACCGGCGGGCAGGGCCACATCATCCGGATATCCGGCGACGGGCGACCGTACGTCCTCTACGATGCCGACTCGCCGGAGATCGTCGCCCTGGCGCGGGATGAAGACGGCGTGATCTACGCCCTGGCCGTCGGTGGTGCCAAGCTGCCTGGTCGCGCCGATCGTGCCGCTCGTGGCGCGGGCGCCAAGACGCCTCAGGTCCAACAGACGGTGACCGTCCGTGCCAAGCCCGATGAGTCGGACGACGCGGGAAGCGAACCGAAGGAAAAAAAAGACGACAAGTCCGCGCCCGGTCGGGACGGCGGTCCGCAGAAGCTGTCGGCGACACCCGGCGGAACGGTTTATCGCATCGAGCCCGACGGTGCCGTCCACACACTCTGGGAGACCGTCGACGAGATGCCGTTCGCCATGGCCCGTCGTGAGGACGGACTCCTGGTGGTGGCGACCGGTGCGCAGGGTCGTCTTCACATCATCGATCCGACGACCGGACACGCGTCCCGGCTGTTGCGGGTCTCCGCCAATCAGGCCAGCGCCCTGACCCTGGACCCCGCCGGCAGCATCTGGGTCGGCGCGACCCACGACGCACGGATAGAACGGATCCACGCAGAGGTGCGGGCGACGGGGCGGTATCTGTCGCCGGTCGTCGACGCAGGGACCATCGCCCGCTGGGGGCAGGTGACGGTCCGGGACGAGCCCGGAACGTCCGGGACGCTGCGTACGGAGATCCGTGTCGGCAATACGGAGTCGGCGGACGAGACGTGGTCCGATTGGGTCCCGTTGCAGAAGGCGGGAGAGGACGGCCTCACGGCCCGTCGTGCGCAGATCCGTCTGCATCTTGCCGCACGGGGTGGCAAGGGGCCGCGGGTCAGCGGTTATTCCCTGCATTACCGTGTCCACAATCGTCGACCGCAAGTCATGGCCCTCGACATCGAGCGGCCGGGAGTGATCTGGGTTGCAGGTCCGACGCAGAGCAGCAGTCGGTTGGGGCCGGTGATCGCCAACGACCCCGTTGCGAGACGGGCGATGGCCAGCCTGAGTCGTCCCGCACCTCGTTCGAACGGAGCCGTGCGCAAGGGGTACGAGCCCGGCGCCAGGACCTTTCGATGGCTGGCCAGGGATCAGGACGGCGATCGACTTCGGGCAACCCTCGCGGTGCGTCGGGAGGGCGGCGAGACCTGGTTCCCGATCGCCCGCGACCTGGAGACGACCTACTACAGCTGGGATGCCCGGGGAATGCCCGACGGTGCTTATCGTGTTCGTGTCACCGTGGACGATCAGCTCGATCATCCCGACGGCGAGGGGCGTCGTCATCAGAAGGTGAGCGACCTATTCGAACTGGACAACACGCGACCTCGCGTCGCAGATCTGAAGATCCGATCCGACGGCAACGGGTGGCGTGTTCAGTTCTCCGCTGCGGACCCCGAAGGCGCGGTCGCCGCGGTTGAGATGGCCGTGGATGGGGGGCAGTGGCGGTCCGTCACGCCGCTCGACGGGGTGGCCGACTCAGGAAGCGAGCCCTGCGAGGTCTGGGTGGAGGCGCTCCGAAACGAGGAGGGCCGGTCCCTTCAGCTTCGGGTGACCGATGCCGCCGGTAACCTGGGCGGAAATATGAAACGGTTAAGCAAGGACGGCGCTAGCTCTCGCTGA